In the Anaerosporomusa subterranea genome, one interval contains:
- the ftsY gene encoding signal recognition particle-docking protein FtsY, with the protein MGFFDKLKSGLEKTRKGLTENIDRLVGGYAKIDEELLDDLEAILLAADIGVKTTAKLIADIKEGIKTKAITTPQEMRPFLSGRITEMLCAGSVEAPVRSPGMPYVIMVVGVNGVGKTTTIGKLGSFFAQHGQKVLFAAADTFRAAAIDQLEIWGKRSGLEVIKQAENSDPAAVAFDACQAAKARHADFLIIDTAGRLHTKSNLMEELKKVERVVAREIPSAPQEILLVLDATTGQNAINQAKLFSQVVRVSGVVLTKLDGTAKGGVVIAIKHELGLPVRWIGVGEGIDDLRPFDPVDFANALFGDK; encoded by the coding sequence ATGGGTTTTTTTGATAAGCTTAAAAGCGGTCTGGAGAAAACGCGCAAAGGACTGACCGAAAATATTGATCGTCTAGTAGGCGGCTATGCCAAAATTGATGAGGAACTTCTCGATGATCTCGAGGCAATATTATTGGCTGCCGACATTGGTGTAAAAACAACTGCCAAGTTAATCGCCGACATCAAAGAAGGCATAAAAACCAAGGCGATTACTACACCACAAGAGATGAGGCCATTTCTTTCTGGGCGTATAACCGAAATGTTATGCGCTGGTTCTGTCGAAGCGCCAGTTCGATCCCCGGGTATGCCTTATGTAATCATGGTGGTAGGTGTCAACGGAGTAGGGAAAACAACTACTATTGGTAAACTGGGAAGCTTTTTCGCTCAACACGGCCAAAAGGTCCTCTTTGCCGCAGCAGATACCTTTCGGGCAGCGGCAATTGATCAGTTAGAAATATGGGGAAAACGTTCCGGACTTGAAGTGATTAAACAGGCTGAAAACTCGGATCCAGCGGCTGTGGCCTTTGATGCATGTCAAGCAGCCAAAGCCCGACATGCTGACTTCTTGATTATTGATACAGCCGGCAGGCTTCATACCAAATCAAATTTGATGGAAGAACTAAAGAAAGTGGAACGGGTCGTCGCCCGGGAGATTCCTTCGGCGCCACAAGAAATCTTATTGGTTCTTGATGCAACCACCGGACAGAATGCCATCAATCAGGCTAAATTATTCAGTCAGGTTGTGCGCGTCTCTGGCGTTGTTCTTACTAAGCTTGATGGAACTGCCAAAGGCGGAGTTGTCATCGCGATTAAGCATGAATTAGGCCTACCTGTTCGCTGGATTGGCGTTGGTGAAGGCATAGATGATCTGCGCCCGTTCGATCCGGTCGACTTTGCAAATGCGCTGTTTGGTGACAAGTAA
- the smc gene encoding chromosome segregation protein SMC → MLLRRFEAYGFKSFADKVELEFGAGVTAIVGPNGSGKSNISDAIRWVLGEQNIRNLRGAKTEDIIFAGSSERRPLNVAEVSLIFDNSDNRIPLDYSEVIVTRRVYRSGDSEYMINKTACRLKDIHDMLGDIGLGRESMAVISQSKVDEVLNSRPEDRRLLFEDAAGITKYKQRKRDALRKLDDTESNLTRVADIMAEIGSQLEPLSESAARTEQYNQYQSELTACQVSLLLHKIDRAQTMLNDIGKENEILTDQHIAESARLSACEAAAEGLTHNLSSLEQELQEQESDIAATAADLEKADNRIAVLRERSAQKRLAAERVEQDVVQLMDRLNKASQDQAALEGELLEKRQQTSSAEIQVLSVEEQIAAILSDIADKEQKITTASDGIFASLQEISAQRNLNVNLERDLFRYQSRRHHLLDEETEFATKLTTVKEQSQQLDADHANQEISLTTLANEAESLASLRASAEQKIADMQAEIRQTAGQITQRQSRLTVLLNMQRDLEGFNRGSKSVLTSQEPWRKGICGAVAQIIDVPTQYLTAIEVALGAAMQDIIAEDETTIRAAIQSLKQKNAGRVTFLPITNIKPRPLRDAETRAAKTPGAVGLAAGLVQCENRFRDIVDYLLGRVVIAESLEHALVIAKQSNFSLKIVTLEGELINPGGAITGGSMARRESSYLGRNSEIHNLEQVISSLKRQQDKLESAMAELLEDESSINKKVDQLTSQRQEIGLRQAQLTAYREQARTEITRLTAALKIVSEEITQCLSEEAQLELKLKSTQENITVLEQKDLNRKQAIGTDQAELRALQQQRELLLTQATDRKIALSAIRQETLSLEQLLKSRQEDRLDIETRVNALSCERDEVLRAISQAEQEFDALILLRQSLNKQKQEFDENRFKLLGQKAGQLAELQKFERDGKELRRRTSTLESRLHELQLMLTRYELESTNSLTQLQEHHGINLAIARTLCRPDDPQTLIALVKQIEQDIALLGQVNPAAIDEYARAKDRYGFLEQQYQDLVTAKEQLSSIIGDIDSTMSKRFLAAFEAINSQFSEIFPRLFGGGKAQIELSDPSDTLGSGIEIFVQPPGKKQQNLALLSGGERALTVIALLFSLLAFRPAPFSVVDEIDAALDEANVQRFSEFLREFSRNTQFIVVTHRKGTMEVADVMHGVTMEDSGVSRIVSVRFMEKAG, encoded by the coding sequence TTGCTATTACGCAGGTTTGAAGCATACGGCTTTAAATCCTTTGCCGACAAGGTTGAACTTGAATTCGGTGCTGGGGTGACCGCCATCGTTGGTCCGAATGGCTCAGGTAAGAGCAATATATCGGATGCAATCCGCTGGGTTCTGGGAGAACAGAATATCCGCAATCTACGCGGTGCAAAAACAGAGGATATTATCTTCGCTGGCAGTTCTGAACGACGTCCGCTTAATGTGGCAGAAGTGTCGCTAATATTTGATAACAGTGACAATAGAATTCCGCTTGATTACAGTGAAGTGATCGTCACTAGGCGGGTATATCGTTCAGGCGATAGTGAATATATGATTAACAAAACTGCCTGTAGATTGAAGGATATACATGACATGTTAGGTGATATTGGCTTGGGACGGGAATCTATGGCTGTCATCAGCCAAAGCAAGGTTGATGAAGTTCTCAATTCTCGGCCCGAAGACCGCCGTCTCCTATTTGAAGATGCTGCTGGAATTACTAAATACAAGCAACGTAAACGTGATGCGTTGCGAAAATTGGATGATACAGAGTCAAACCTTACACGAGTGGCTGATATCATGGCTGAAATTGGTTCTCAACTGGAGCCGCTTTCTGAGAGCGCTGCCCGTACCGAACAATATAATCAATATCAGTCAGAGTTAACAGCATGCCAAGTATCACTATTGCTACATAAAATAGACCGTGCACAGACAATGCTGAACGACATCGGAAAAGAAAATGAGATTCTTACCGATCAACACATTGCCGAGTCAGCACGCCTGTCAGCCTGCGAAGCGGCGGCAGAGGGATTGACGCACAACTTATCTTCACTTGAGCAAGAACTCCAAGAGCAAGAATCCGATATCGCAGCTACTGCGGCCGATCTAGAGAAAGCAGACAACCGAATTGCTGTACTTCGAGAGCGCTCTGCACAGAAGCGTTTGGCTGCCGAAAGAGTGGAGCAAGATGTCGTTCAGTTGATGGACAGGCTAAACAAAGCAAGCCAAGACCAAGCTGCTTTAGAAGGCGAGTTGCTTGAAAAGCGCCAACAGACTTCTTCCGCAGAAATCCAGGTGTTAAGCGTTGAGGAACAGATAGCTGCAATACTTTCTGATATTGCTGATAAAGAACAAAAGATCACCACAGCTAGTGATGGAATATTTGCTAGCTTGCAAGAAATCAGTGCACAGCGTAATCTAAACGTTAATCTGGAACGGGATTTGTTCCGGTACCAATCGCGACGCCATCATTTACTTGATGAGGAGACTGAATTTGCCACCAAACTAACGACTGTCAAGGAGCAGAGCCAACAGCTTGACGCAGACCACGCAAATCAAGAAATTAGCCTAACCACCTTGGCAAATGAAGCAGAGTCACTTGCTAGCTTGCGAGCGTCAGCAGAGCAAAAGATCGCCGACATGCAGGCTGAAATCCGCCAAACGGCCGGTCAGATTACACAGCGCCAATCCCGCCTGACTGTTTTATTGAATATGCAACGCGATCTTGAGGGGTTTAACCGGGGCAGTAAAAGTGTATTGACTAGTCAGGAACCATGGCGAAAAGGAATCTGCGGTGCTGTCGCTCAAATTATTGATGTCCCGACTCAATACTTGACAGCCATTGAAGTTGCTTTGGGCGCAGCTATGCAAGACATTATTGCTGAAGATGAAACGACGATTCGTGCTGCTATTCAAAGCTTAAAACAAAAAAATGCTGGACGAGTGACATTCCTGCCTATTACTAACATTAAACCCAGGCCGTTAAGAGATGCTGAAACAAGGGCAGCCAAAACGCCGGGGGCCGTCGGGTTGGCCGCAGGATTAGTTCAATGTGAAAACCGCTTTCGTGACATAGTTGATTACCTTCTAGGACGGGTGGTTATAGCTGAAAGTCTTGAGCATGCTTTGGTCATCGCCAAACAGTCCAACTTTTCATTGAAAATTGTCACACTTGAAGGCGAATTGATTAATCCCGGAGGGGCGATTACTGGCGGCAGTATGGCGCGGCGTGAAAGTTCATATCTTGGACGCAATAGCGAAATTCATAATTTGGAGCAGGTTATCAGCTCATTGAAACGGCAACAGGACAAGTTGGAAAGCGCCATGGCTGAACTGCTGGAAGACGAAAGTTCTATCAATAAAAAAGTAGACCAGTTAACCTCGCAACGACAGGAGATTGGATTGCGTCAAGCCCAACTTACTGCTTACCGTGAGCAGGCGAGAACAGAAATTACAAGACTCACTGCTGCACTGAAGATAGTTAGTGAAGAGATTACCCAATGTTTAAGTGAAGAAGCTCAATTGGAACTAAAACTTAAATCAACCCAAGAAAACATCACGGTGCTTGAGCAAAAAGACCTCAATCGCAAACAAGCGATCGGGACTGATCAAGCTGAATTAAGGGCTTTGCAGCAACAAAGGGAACTGTTGCTAACTCAAGCTACAGACAGGAAAATTGCTCTTAGCGCTATTCGCCAAGAGACTCTTTCGCTTGAACAACTACTTAAAAGCAGACAGGAAGACAGGCTGGATATCGAGACCCGGGTAAATGCACTATCGTGTGAACGTGATGAAGTTCTTCGTGCAATTAGCCAAGCTGAGCAGGAGTTCGATGCGCTAATACTCTTAAGACAGAGTCTGAATAAACAAAAACAGGAGTTTGACGAAAACCGTTTCAAATTGCTGGGCCAGAAGGCAGGCCAATTAGCTGAACTGCAGAAATTTGAACGCGATGGTAAAGAGTTGCGCCGCCGTACTTCGACTCTTGAGTCAAGACTACATGAACTACAGCTAATGTTGACCCGTTATGAATTGGAATCAACAAACTCATTAACCCAGTTACAGGAACATCACGGCATCAACTTGGCTATTGCCCGAACTCTCTGCCGTCCAGATGATCCTCAGACCCTGATAGCGCTGGTCAAACAAATTGAACAAGATATCGCCTTGTTAGGGCAGGTAAATCCGGCTGCTATTGATGAATATGCACGAGCAAAAGACCGCTATGGGTTTCTTGAACAGCAGTATCAAGACCTTGTTACTGCGAAAGAACAACTTTCATCAATTATCGGTGACATTGATTCGACTATGTCTAAACGCTTTTTAGCTGCCTTTGAAGCGATAAATTCTCAGTTTAGCGAGATATTCCCCCGCTTGTTTGGCGGTGGCAAAGCACAGATAGAATTGAGTGATCCGAGCGATACACTAGGTTCGGGAATCGAAATTTTTGTTCAGCCTCCTGGGAAAAAACAGCAAAATCTGGCCCTGCTATCAGGTGGCGAACGGGCACTAACTGTTATCGCACTGCTATTTTCCTTGTTGGCCTTTCGTCCGGCGCCATTTTCGGTGGTTGATGAAATCGACGCCGCATTGGACGAGGCAAATGTTCAGCGATTTAGCGAATTTCTACGGGAGTTTTCTCGTAATACCCAGTTTATTGTGGTAACTCACCGCAAAGGTACAATGGAGGTAGCCGATGTTATGCATGGTGTGACCATGGAAGACTCAGGCGTATCACGGATTGTATCTGTGCGCTTTATGGAGAAGGCGGGCTGA
- a CDS encoding stage V sporulation protein S — MEMLKVSAQSNPKSVAGALAAVLREKGSAELQAVGAGAVNQSIKAIAIARGFVAPNGIDLVTIPAFSEISIDGEERTSIRFIVEPR, encoded by the coding sequence ATGGAAATGCTCAAAGTGTCTGCACAATCTAATCCGAAATCCGTAGCAGGGGCGTTGGCCGCCGTATTGCGTGAAAAGGGTTCCGCTGAACTTCAAGCGGTAGGAGCGGGTGCGGTAAATCAGTCCATCAAAGCGATCGCCATTGCACGTGGATTTGTTGCTCCAAATGGCATTGATCTTGTAACAATACCGGCCTTTAGTGAAATCTCCATCGACGGAGAAGAGCGGACTTCGATTCGGTTCATTGTTGAGCCTAGATAA
- a CDS encoding elongator complex protein 3: MKNFIIPIFIPHWGCPHQCVFCSQNSITGCSEPTKAKQVGMEIETGLKRLTEERYVEVAYYGGSFTALPLTIQAELLQPAYQSLQSGRIQGIRLSTRPDYISSDVITLLQQYSVSTVELGIQSFDDSVLTQSGRGHNAVDSVVALKSLRIAGFNTVAQLMIGLPGESWDSVLKTATMLAQTRPDGVRIYPTVVLSDTPLATLYRTGRYQPLSLAEATAKAAFLKWQAERHGINVIRVGLQATDELSKAGAILAGPYHPAFGEMVSSHLFYLMVAHLFESVNNGCHSATIHHHPRDHSKLRGIANANLGRWRNSFGISVICQSDSGISEGDLMIEYADTRYIIKYSILSDV; the protein is encoded by the coding sequence GTGAAAAACTTTATTATTCCTATCTTTATCCCTCATTGGGGTTGCCCTCATCAGTGCGTTTTTTGCAGTCAGAACAGCATCACCGGTTGTTCAGAGCCAACCAAAGCTAAGCAGGTCGGAATGGAAATCGAGACCGGATTGAAGCGTTTGACGGAAGAACGGTATGTTGAGGTCGCTTATTATGGCGGAAGCTTTACTGCATTGCCGTTGACCATTCAGGCTGAATTGCTGCAACCGGCCTATCAATCATTACAATCTGGCAGGATACAGGGAATTCGACTATCAACTCGTCCTGATTATATATCGAGCGATGTTATTACCCTGCTGCAGCAATATTCTGTTTCGACAGTTGAACTGGGGATTCAGTCTTTTGATGATTCAGTACTGACTCAATCCGGGCGAGGTCATAACGCGGTTGATTCAGTAGTGGCATTAAAAAGTCTGCGAATTGCTGGCTTTAACACAGTCGCGCAATTAATGATCGGCCTTCCTGGCGAATCTTGGGACAGTGTGCTGAAAACGGCAACCATGCTCGCTCAAACTCGACCAGATGGGGTGAGAATTTACCCGACGGTGGTGCTATCAGATACTCCGCTAGCCACTCTTTACCGCACTGGCCGTTATCAACCGCTTTCTTTAGCCGAGGCAACGGCCAAAGCGGCATTTCTCAAATGGCAAGCCGAGAGGCACGGCATAAACGTTATCCGCGTCGGTTTGCAAGCAACTGACGAGCTGAGCAAAGCGGGAGCTATCTTGGCGGGCCCGTATCACCCCGCTTTTGGCGAAATGGTTTCTAGCCACCTCTTCTATTTGATGGTAGCGCACCTGTTTGAATCTGTGAATAACGGCTGCCATTCGGCCACTATACACCACCACCCTAGAGACCACTCCAAATTGAGAGGTATCGCTAATGCTAATCTTGGTCGCTGGCGAAACTCTTTTGGGATTTCGGTTATTTGTCAATCAGATAGTGGAATTAGTGAAGGTGATTTGATGATTGAATATGCAGATACACGCTATATAATAAAATATTCCATTTTATCTGACGTTTAA
- the rnc gene encoding ribonuclease III, with protein MVDKRRMASLIKLGSRLEVKFSKLELLHQALIHTSYMNESKKCRYGDNERLEFLGDAVLDVVISEYLFRQFPSMPEGELTKARATIVCEQTLAQQAAQVGLGEHLMLGRGEQTSGGRERSSILADAFEAVIGAVYIDGGFSAVTEFIHRQFACQLEEIGAGQYNHDFKTLLQETVQRHTDGKVHYEVTAAQGPDHNKSFEVVVLVNGNPMGRGAGKTKKEAEQHAAKQALGKLSHGLQN; from the coding sequence ATGGTAGACAAACGCCGAATGGCTTCTCTGATCAAGCTTGGTTCTAGATTGGAGGTTAAGTTTTCCAAACTAGAACTGTTGCATCAGGCGCTCATTCACACCTCTTATATGAATGAATCCAAAAAATGTCGGTATGGTGATAATGAGCGTTTAGAGTTCTTAGGTGATGCAGTACTTGATGTAGTAATTAGTGAATATCTGTTTCGACAGTTTCCCAGCATGCCAGAGGGGGAACTCACTAAAGCCAGGGCCACTATTGTTTGTGAGCAGACACTTGCTCAGCAAGCAGCTCAAGTAGGGCTTGGTGAACACCTCATGCTCGGACGTGGTGAACAAACTTCAGGCGGACGCGAACGTTCTTCGATTCTGGCTGACGCATTCGAAGCGGTCATCGGCGCTGTTTACATTGACGGCGGCTTTTCTGCTGTAACCGAATTTATTCATAGACAGTTCGCCTGTCAACTAGAGGAGATCGGCGCCGGCCAGTATAATCACGATTTCAAGACGTTGTTACAGGAAACGGTCCAACGTCACACAGACGGCAAGGTTCACTACGAAGTTACTGCAGCCCAGGGTCCGGATCACAATAAATCTTTCGAAGTGGTGGTTTTGGTAAATGGTAACCCCATGGGGCGCGGCGCTGGCAAAACAAAAAAGGAAGCAGAACAGCATGCGGCAAAGCAGGCGTTAGGGAAGTTGTCGCATGGCTTGCAGAATTAG